A genome region from Pangasianodon hypophthalmus isolate fPanHyp1 chromosome 11, fPanHyp1.pri, whole genome shotgun sequence includes the following:
- the lim2.2 gene encoding lens intrinsic membrane protein 2.2, giving the protein MLYTLAGGGTVSGVAALVLLIVSTATDYWMQYRYSGNFANQGLWRFCINNKCHAHTLTVAFWDATRAFMLLSVLSCFAGVVLGLSAFSNRTKNTRVRTAGIALLLSGFLALLALAIYTGMTVNFFGKRYIDWRFSWSYILGWIGTILTITAGILQICGYQRSTAEPAPQNPPDS; this is encoded by the exons ATGCTCTACACTCTGGCAGGAGGAGGCACGGTGAGTGGCGTCGCCGCTCTCGTGCTCCTCATCGTTTCCACAGCCACTGACTACTGGATGCAGTATCGCTACTCGGGAAACTTTGCCAATCAGGGCCTCTGGAGGTTCTGCATCAACAACAAATGCCATGCTCACACGCTCACTGTGG CCTTCTGGGATGCCACGCGGGCCTTCATGCTGCTGTCTGTGCTGAGCTGCTTCGCCGGCGTGGTGCTAGGCCTTAGTGCCTTCTCCAACAGAACCAAAAACACGAGGGTGAGAACTGCAGGAATCGCTCTACTGCTGTCTG GTTTCCTTGCACTGTTAGCTTTGGCAATCTACACTGGAATGACTGTGAACTTCTTTGGCAAGCGCTACATTGACTGGAGGTTCTCATGGTCCTACATCCTTGGCTGGATCGGCACCATTCTGACTATAACAGCtg GCATCCTCCAGATTTGTGGCTACCAGAGGAGCACTGCTGAACCAGCACCTCAAAATCCTCCAGACAGCTGA